A window from Micromonospora profundi encodes these proteins:
- a CDS encoding MFS transporter gives MAALRQYLGVWRIPGAPMLLVAGIIGRLGIGMTPLALLLVVEQVTGRYALAAAAGGIYAVSGAALSPVAGRIADRVGPTPVLLVTAVAHPLALTGLLLASRAGDDGLPVIYLAAGVAGATYPPLSAAIRGAWNELTSLNSGRYALRNTALAAETSLFEIVFVLGPLLVAGFVIFADAAAALIGAAVVTLVGTTAVALGRVMRGWRPHPREHHARGLGPLRVAGFPALLVCVAGLGIAFGAAGVTVPAYAGNSTADDPESLAGILLAVWGVGSAIGGFWFGVRRPAANMTRQFALLLAAVAGSFVVFALMPTPLALGVALVIGGATIAPALTLENTLVGRIAPTGMLNEAYTWVVTVAVATSAVGGAGAGLIVDHAGGVPWAFVFAGAAVAVAAVVAALPAGPIARAETATVRVEEPITV, from the coding sequence GTGGCAGCGCTGCGTCAGTACCTGGGCGTCTGGCGGATTCCCGGTGCTCCCATGCTGCTGGTCGCCGGCATCATCGGGCGGCTCGGGATCGGCATGACCCCGCTGGCGCTGCTGCTTGTGGTCGAGCAGGTGACCGGGCGGTACGCCCTCGCCGCCGCGGCGGGCGGGATCTACGCCGTCTCCGGCGCTGCGCTCAGCCCCGTGGCCGGGCGGATCGCCGACCGGGTCGGCCCGACCCCCGTCCTGCTGGTCACCGCCGTCGCCCACCCGCTGGCGCTCACCGGGCTGCTGCTGGCCAGCCGGGCGGGCGACGACGGCCTGCCGGTCATCTACCTGGCGGCCGGCGTCGCCGGTGCGACGTACCCGCCGCTCAGCGCCGCCATCCGCGGGGCCTGGAACGAGCTGACAAGCCTCAACTCCGGCCGATACGCCCTGCGCAACACCGCACTGGCCGCCGAGACCTCGCTCTTCGAGATCGTCTTCGTGCTCGGGCCGCTGCTCGTGGCCGGCTTCGTCATCTTCGCCGACGCCGCCGCCGCGCTGATCGGAGCGGCAGTGGTCACCCTTGTCGGCACGACCGCCGTGGCCCTCGGTCGGGTCATGCGCGGCTGGCGACCGCACCCGCGTGAGCACCATGCCCGAGGGCTCGGCCCGCTGCGGGTAGCCGGCTTCCCGGCACTGCTGGTCTGCGTGGCAGGCCTCGGCATCGCGTTCGGCGCCGCAGGTGTGACAGTCCCCGCGTACGCCGGCAACTCCACCGCCGACGACCCGGAGAGCCTCGCCGGGATCCTGCTGGCGGTCTGGGGTGTCGGCAGCGCGATCGGCGGATTCTGGTTCGGTGTCCGCCGGCCGGCGGCGAACATGACCCGACAGTTCGCGCTGCTGCTCGCCGCGGTGGCCGGCTCGTTCGTGGTGTTCGCGTTGATGCCCACACCTTTGGCGCTGGGCGTCGCGCTTGTCATCGGTGGGGCCACCATCGCACCCGCGCTGACCCTGGAGAACACCCTTGTCGGCCGGATCGCCCCGACCGGCATGCTGAACGAGGCGTACACCTGGGTGGTCACCGTGGCCGTGGCGACGAGCGCCGTCGGCGGCGCGGGAGCCGGCCTGATCGTGGATCACGCCGGTGGGGTGCCGTGGGCCTTCGTGTTCGCCGGTGCGGCGGTCGCCGTCGCGGCCGTGGTAGCCGCCCTGCCCGCCGGGCCCATCGCCCGAGCGGAAACCGCGACGGTACGCGTCGAAGAGCCGATCACCGTCTGA